A stretch of the uncultured Trichococcus sp. genome encodes the following:
- a CDS encoding DsrE family protein, with the protein MKLGIIIETKEYEKSWNAMRFAVTAKKTGHEVKVFLMGEAVEIENMTHEKYDVAAQVQAFDELDGEILACGTCLKSRNMEGSEVCPISTMIDCVQMVEWADKVVTF; encoded by the coding sequence ATGAAATTAGGAATCATCATCGAAACAAAGGAATACGAAAAATCTTGGAACGCCATGAGGTTCGCCGTGACCGCGAAGAAGACCGGACATGAAGTGAAAGTATTCCTGATGGGCGAAGCCGTCGAAATCGAAAACATGACCCACGAAAAATACGATGTGGCCGCGCAAGTGCAAGCTTTTGACGAGCTGGATGGCGAGATATTGGCTTGCGGCACATGCCTGAAGTCACGCAACATGGAAGGCTCGGAAGTTTGCCCGATCAGTACCATGATCGATTGCGTCCAGATGGTCGAGTGGGCGGACAAGGTTGTAACTTTCTGA
- the rsgA gene encoding ribosome small subunit-dependent GTPase A has translation MPDKLTNLGFTARFAQEATLYPDLHPARVIAQYKELYRVATAESELLAEISGKMRHAAVDMSDYPAVGDFVMIDRNEGSQGHAIIHQTLTRKSVFIRKAAGKAHDVQVVAANIDIVFICMSLNNDFNLRRLERYLAIAWDSGATPVIVLTKADLCADIPEKLREIETIAFGVDVLVTSSLSEDGYTAVLKYITLGQTVVFIGSSGVGKSTLINRILGEDLNETREIRRDDKGRHATTNRELFLIPTGGCIIDTPGMRELGLESANLARTFVDIDELAAQCKFKDCKHENEPGCMVRKAIKDGTLTEERLQSYLKLKKEAKYEGMNSKQIEKEKISTMFSDFGGIKNARKFAKSKNKEK, from the coding sequence ATGCCTGACAAATTAACGAATCTGGGATTCACGGCCAGGTTCGCGCAGGAGGCGACCCTTTATCCGGACTTGCATCCGGCAAGAGTCATCGCGCAGTATAAGGAATTGTACCGTGTTGCGACCGCTGAATCGGAGCTGTTGGCGGAAATATCCGGGAAAATGCGCCATGCTGCAGTCGATATGTCGGACTATCCGGCAGTCGGCGATTTTGTGATGATCGACCGGAACGAGGGGAGCCAGGGCCATGCCATCATCCACCAAACACTGACGAGGAAAAGCGTCTTTATCCGGAAAGCAGCCGGAAAAGCGCATGACGTCCAGGTTGTGGCGGCGAACATCGATATTGTCTTCATTTGTATGTCGCTCAACAATGATTTCAATCTGCGGAGGCTCGAACGCTACCTTGCGATCGCATGGGACAGCGGGGCAACTCCGGTGATTGTGCTGACGAAAGCGGATCTGTGCGCGGATATCCCGGAAAAGTTGCGTGAAATCGAGACGATCGCTTTCGGGGTCGATGTGCTGGTCACGTCGAGCCTGAGCGAGGACGGATACACGGCCGTCCTGAAATACATCACCCTGGGCCAGACCGTTGTCTTCATCGGCTCATCCGGTGTCGGAAAGTCAACCTTGATAAACCGGATACTTGGGGAAGACCTCAACGAAACGCGGGAAATCAGAAGAGACGACAAAGGCCGGCACGCCACCACAAACCGGGAACTGTTCCTCATTCCGACAGGCGGCTGCATCATCGATACGCCGGGCATGCGCGAACTCGGTTTGGAGAGCGCAAACTTGGCGAGGACGTTTGTCGACATCGATGAATTGGCAGCACAATGCAAATTCAAGGATTGCAAGCACGAAAACGAGCCAGGCTGCATGGTCAGGAAGGCCATAAAGGATGGCACCCTGACCGAAGAACGGCTGCAGAGCTACCTAAAGCTCAAGAAGGAAGCCAAGTATGAGGGCATGAATTCCAAACAGATCGAAAAAGAGAAGATCAGCACCATGTTTTCCGACTTCGGAGGCATCAAGAACGCGAGGAAATTCGCTAAGTCAAAAAATAAGGAAAAATAA
- a CDS encoding Fic family protein: MAYISTKEASNNWDISERRIRGLCQEGRIEGAVKIGRNWAIPVDAHKPVDARQSEQKKYLGLGYDFSQIDTAMDTINRHRPFSKGLADSLHEKLIVEWTYNSNAIEGNTLTMSETKVVLEGITIGGKSLVEHLEIINHRDAILFIEQLVSEKEPLSEWNIKNIHALVLKQIDNQNAGKYRSENVVISGAKHIPPKHYQISEYMQKLIAEYQIDWLGYHPVVRATLLHGEFVKIHPFIDGNGRTSRLLLNFELMKSGYPPIIIKNENRADYYKVLDHAHTTMDYGPFIKLVAELVIESEKLWLMVLE, encoded by the coding sequence ATGGCATACATCAGCACAAAAGAAGCAAGCAACAATTGGGACATAAGCGAACGCAGGATTCGGGGACTTTGCCAAGAAGGTCGGATTGAAGGGGCAGTCAAAATCGGTCGTAACTGGGCGATCCCTGTTGATGCGCACAAACCTGTGGATGCAAGGCAAAGCGAACAAAAAAAGTATCTCGGCTTGGGATACGATTTCAGTCAAATCGATACGGCGATGGATACCATCAATAGACACAGACCGTTTTCAAAGGGATTGGCGGATTCCCTCCATGAAAAACTGATTGTTGAGTGGACGTACAATAGCAATGCGATTGAAGGGAACACACTGACCATGTCAGAAACGAAAGTCGTTCTCGAAGGGATAACGATAGGCGGAAAAAGCCTGGTCGAACATCTGGAAATCATCAATCACCGCGACGCCATTCTTTTCATCGAACAACTTGTTTCTGAAAAAGAACCGCTCTCCGAATGGAACATCAAGAACATCCATGCGCTGGTTCTGAAGCAAATTGATAATCAAAATGCGGGGAAATATCGGAGCGAGAATGTGGTAATCAGTGGTGCAAAGCATATTCCGCCGAAACATTATCAAATAAGCGAATATATGCAAAAATTGATTGCCGAATATCAGATCGACTGGCTTGGGTATCACCCCGTTGTGCGGGCGACTTTACTGCATGGCGAATTCGTGAAAATTCACCCGTTCATTGACGGAAACGGTAGGACATCACGGTTGTTGTTGAACTTTGAACTTATGAAATCCGGCTATCCACCAATCATCATCAAAAACGAAAACCGTGCTGACTATTATAAGGTGCTTGATCACGCCCACACGACCATGGATTACGGACCTTTCATAAAATTGGTAGCGGAACTCGTGATTGAGTCGGAAAAATTGTGGTTAATGGTTCTGGAATGA